A single region of the Streptococcus sanguinis genome encodes:
- the yaaA gene encoding S4 domain-containing protein YaaA: MEYKLFDDYITLQALLKETGIIQSGGAIKTFLSEYPVLFNGEPENRRGKKLRINDRISLPEQGIEIDLTAPSQEEILQHQKEIAEKKRVAELVKAMNKDLKKSQTSKKEKRKNTGIPKKQKTTKNPVRFPGI; this comes from the coding sequence ATGGAATATAAATTATTTGATGACTACATCACGCTACAAGCACTTTTAAAAGAAACAGGAATTATCCAAAGCGGCGGAGCAATTAAAACATTTCTAAGTGAATATCCAGTTCTTTTTAACGGTGAGCCAGAAAACCGCCGGGGAAAAAAACTCCGTATCAATGACAGGATTTCCCTTCCCGAGCAAGGAATTGAAATTGATTTAACAGCCCCTAGTCAAGAAGAAATTCTGCAACACCAGAAAGAAATCGCAGAAAAAAAACGAGTTGCTGAACTTGTCAAAGCCATGAATAAGGATTTAAAAAAATCTCAGACTTCTAAAAAAGAAAAGCGTAAGAATACAGGGATACCTAAAAAGCAGAAAACTACTAAAAACCCTGTTCGCTTCCCTGGTATCTAA
- the recF gene encoding DNA replication/repair protein RecF (All proteins in this family for which functions are known are DNA-binding proteins that assist the filamentation of RecA onto DNA for the initiation of recombination or recombinational repair.): MWLQSLKIKHFRNYQEADIDFHPGLNVFLGQNAQGKTNILEAVYFLALTRSHRTRSDKDLIHFTENDLLVSGILEKKTGKVPLDINLTPKGRITKVNHLKQSKLSDYIGTMNVVLFAPEDLQLIKGSPSLRRKFIDIELGQIKPVYLSDLSNYNHVLKQRNAYLKANDKVDETFLTVLDDQLVDYGCRVIRHRLDFLQKLESFAQDKHWDISQNLEELTVKYLSSIPLHQIENLEETYRSSLISSRKRDLFKKNTGVGPHRDDIAFFINQMDANFGSQGQHRSLVLSLKLAEIKLIESITKETPILLLDDVMSELDNNRQLKLLETISQDIQTFITTTTLEHLKNLPQDIKIFTIQQGQIISQS; encoded by the coding sequence ATGTGGCTACAATCATTAAAAATCAAGCATTTCCGAAATTATCAGGAAGCTGATATTGACTTCCATCCTGGCTTAAATGTCTTTCTAGGCCAGAACGCACAAGGTAAAACCAATATTTTAGAAGCTGTTTATTTCCTGGCCTTGACAAGAAGCCACCGCACACGCTCAGATAAGGATCTGATTCATTTTACAGAAAATGACCTCCTTGTTTCTGGCATCTTAGAAAAAAAGACTGGTAAAGTTCCCCTTGACATTAACTTGACACCAAAAGGTCGCATCACAAAAGTCAATCACTTAAAACAAAGTAAATTATCAGACTATATTGGAACTATGAATGTTGTTCTTTTTGCTCCTGAAGATTTACAGTTGATTAAAGGTTCTCCCAGTCTACGTCGTAAATTTATAGACATTGAACTCGGACAAATCAAACCTGTCTATCTATCAGATTTATCCAATTACAACCATGTCCTCAAACAACGCAATGCTTATCTGAAAGCTAATGACAAAGTTGATGAAACCTTCTTGACTGTCCTTGATGATCAGCTGGTTGACTATGGCTGTCGTGTCATAAGGCATCGGTTGGATTTTTTGCAAAAATTAGAAAGCTTTGCTCAAGACAAGCACTGGGACATCTCTCAAAATTTGGAAGAATTGACTGTCAAGTATCTGTCATCTATTCCTTTACACCAAATTGAGAATTTAGAAGAAACTTACCGCTCTTCCTTAATAAGCAGTCGTAAACGTGACCTATTCAAAAAAAATACAGGTGTTGGTCCCCATCGTGATGATATTGCTTTTTTTATCAACCAGATGGATGCCAACTTTGGTAGTCAAGGTCAGCATCGCAGTCTTGTTTTATCACTGAAACTAGCTGAAATCAAGTTAATAGAAAGCATTACGAAGGAAACGCCTATTTTGTTGCTTGACGATGTAATGAGCGAACTTGACAATAACCGTCAACTAAAATTATTAGAAACTATCTCTCAGGATATTCAAACTTTCATCACTACAACAACTTTAGAACATTTAAAAAATCTTCCACAAGATATTAAAATTTTCACCATTCAGCAAGGACAAATTATATCTCAATCCTAG
- the guaB gene encoding IMP dehydrogenase, with protein sequence MSNWDTKFLKKGFTFDDVLLIPAESHVLPNDADLSTKLAENLTLNIPIITAAMDTVTESQMAIAIARAGGLGVIHKNMSIEQQADEVRKVKRSENGVIIDPFFLTPEHTIAEADELMGRYRISGVPVVETLENRKLVGILTNRDLRFISDYDQPISRHMTSENLVTAPVGTDLGTAERILQEHRIEKLPLVDDKGCLSGLITIKDIEKVIEFPNAAKDEFGRLLVAGAVGVTSDTFERAEALFEAGADAIVIDTAHGHSAGVLRKIAEIRAHFPERTLIAGNIATAEGARALYEAGVDVVKVGIGPGSICTTRVIAGVGVPQVTAIYDAAAVAREYGKTIIADGGIKYSGDIVKALAAGGNAVMLGSMFAGTDEAPGETEIFQGRKFKTYRGMGSIAAMKKGSSDRYFQGSVNEANKLVPEGIEGRVAYKGAAADIVFQMLGGIRSGMGYVGAANLQELHDNAQFIEMSGAGLKESHPHDVQITNEAPNYSVQ encoded by the coding sequence ATGTCTAACTGGGACACTAAATTTTTGAAAAAAGGTTTTACCTTTGATGATGTGCTGCTGATTCCAGCTGAAAGTCATGTACTGCCCAACGATGCTGATTTGAGTACCAAGCTTGCTGAGAACCTGACCTTGAATATCCCAATTATTACTGCCGCTATGGACACTGTTACAGAGAGTCAGATGGCTATCGCTATTGCCCGTGCCGGTGGTCTTGGAGTTATCCACAAAAATATGTCTATTGAGCAACAGGCTGATGAAGTTCGAAAGGTTAAACGTTCTGAGAATGGCGTTATTATTGATCCTTTTTTCCTAACGCCAGAGCATACGATTGCTGAAGCAGATGAGTTGATGGGACGTTACCGTATCAGTGGTGTTCCTGTTGTAGAAACTCTTGAAAATCGTAAGTTAGTAGGGATTCTAACTAATCGTGATTTGCGTTTTATTTCTGACTATGACCAACCTATTTCTCGTCATATGACCAGTGAGAATCTTGTAACGGCGCCTGTCGGTACAGATTTAGGAACTGCAGAGCGCATTTTGCAGGAGCACCGGATTGAAAAGTTGCCTTTGGTTGACGATAAGGGATGTCTTTCAGGTTTGATTACCATTAAAGATATTGAAAAGGTTATTGAGTTTCCAAATGCTGCTAAAGATGAGTTTGGCCGTCTCTTGGTAGCTGGTGCTGTCGGTGTTACTTCAGATACTTTTGAACGTGCGGAAGCTCTCTTTGAAGCTGGTGCAGATGCGATTGTTATTGATACTGCTCATGGTCACTCAGCTGGAGTTTTACGCAAGATTGCTGAGATTCGTGCTCATTTTCCTGAACGCACCTTGATTGCTGGAAATATTGCAACTGCTGAAGGTGCACGCGCTCTTTATGAAGCAGGCGTGGATGTTGTTAAGGTCGGAATTGGTCCTGGTTCTATCTGTACAACCCGTGTAATTGCTGGTGTTGGTGTTCCCCAAGTAACTGCTATTTATGATGCAGCTGCTGTGGCGCGTGAATATGGAAAAACCATCATTGCTGATGGTGGAATTAAGTATTCTGGAGATATTGTCAAGGCTTTGGCTGCAGGTGGAAATGCTGTTATGTTAGGTTCAATGTTTGCTGGTACAGACGAAGCGCCAGGCGAGACAGAAATCTTCCAAGGTCGGAAATTTAAGACTTACCGTGGTATGGGATCCATCGCCGCTATGAAGAAGGGCTCTAGTGACCGTTACTTCCAAGGGTCTGTTAATGAAGCTAATAAGCTAGTTCCAGAAGGAATTGAAGGCCGTGTGGCGTACAAGGGAGCTGCTGCAGATATTGTCTTCCAGATGCTCGGTGGTATCCGCTCTGGAATGGGCTATGTTGGTGCTGCAAATCTGCAAGAACTTCACGATAATGCTCAGTTTATTGAGATGAGTGGCGCCGGATTAAAGGAAAGCCACCCTCATGATGTACAAATTACAAATGAAGCCCCTAACTATTCAGTTCAATAA
- the trpS gene encoding tryptophan--tRNA ligase has translation MTKPIILTGDRPTGKLHIGHYVGSLRNRVLLQDQGKYEMFVFLADQQALTDHAKDPQTIVESIGNVALDYLAAGLDPKKVTIFIQSQIPELAELSMYYMNLVSLARLERNPTVKTEIAQKGFGESLPTGFLVYPISQAADITAFKANFVPVGHDQKPMIEQTREIVRSFNNAYQTDVLVEPEGIYPENEAAGRLPGLDGNAKMSKSLNNGIYLADDMDILQKKVMSMYTDPNHIRVEDSGKIEGNMVFHYLDVFGRPEDAADIAAMKEHYQRGGLGDVKTKRYLLEILERELGPIRERRVEFAKDMGQVYQMLQEGCDKARQTAAQTLSEVKSAMGINYFK, from the coding sequence ATGACTAAACCAATTATTTTAACAGGAGATCGTCCGACAGGAAAATTGCATATTGGTCATTATGTAGGAAGTTTACGGAACCGCGTGCTTTTGCAGGATCAAGGTAAGTATGAGATGTTTGTATTTTTGGCTGATCAGCAAGCTTTGACAGATCATGCAAAGGACCCTCAGACAATTGTTGAGTCCATTGGGAATGTAGCTTTAGATTATCTAGCAGCTGGCTTGGATCCTAAAAAGGTGACTATTTTTATTCAAAGTCAGATTCCTGAGTTGGCAGAGTTGTCAATGTATTACATGAATTTGGTGTCATTGGCTCGTCTTGAGCGTAATCCTACTGTCAAGACAGAAATAGCTCAAAAAGGATTTGGTGAAAGTTTGCCGACTGGGTTTTTAGTTTATCCAATTTCTCAGGCAGCTGATATTACTGCTTTCAAGGCTAATTTTGTACCAGTCGGACATGATCAAAAGCCTATGATTGAGCAGACTCGGGAAATTGTTCGCTCCTTTAACAATGCTTATCAGACAGATGTTTTGGTAGAACCGGAAGGGATTTATCCTGAAAATGAAGCAGCTGGACGTTTGCCTGGATTGGATGGCAATGCTAAGATGTCTAAGTCTCTCAATAATGGCATTTATTTGGCAGATGACATGGATATTTTGCAAAAGAAAGTCATGAGCATGTATACAGATCCTAATCATATCAGAGTGGAAGATTCTGGAAAAATTGAGGGAAATATGGTCTTTCATTATCTGGATGTTTTTGGGCGCCCAGAAGATGCTGCGGATATTGCTGCAATGAAAGAGCATTATCAAAGAGGCGGTCTGGGAGATGTTAAAACCAAGCGATATCTGCTAGAAATTTTAGAGCGTGAGTTAGGACCAATTCGTGAGCGTCGAGTGGAGTTTGCTAAAGACATGGGACAGGTCTATCAGATGCTGCAAGAAGGATGCGATAAGGCTCGTCAGACTGCCGCTCAGACTCTTTCGGAAGTCAAGTCTGCGATGGGGATTAATTATTTTAAATAA